The Myxococcota bacterium genome has a segment encoding these proteins:
- a CDS encoding multiheme c-type cytochrome, translating to MATAGAGCKRRTADRARRAARALARCIAAAALLAGSGCNPTADTSTTSTPAEAVGGAAPAAPAREEARWLGSERCGACHEREARAWRGSHHERAMQPANAASVVGAFDGRARTLDGERWVPEQPEPGRFRFLVGEGEDAREALDVAFAFGVFPLQQYLVAAQGGRLQALPVAWDARPARAGGARWIHLYEGEGVRPGDELHWRARAQTWNAQCAPCHATNLARGYDAETDTYATTWSETGVGCEACHGPGAAHVAWAGSGAGAGAAPDPYAARPLRGRGPWTLRAGRAIAERAPGAPASNELDACAPCHSRRMQLAPHPDARAPYLDGWLPALLDDGLYFADGQMRDEVYVYGSFVQSRMHAAGVSCSDCHDPHSLAIAAPGAKPAARDAGAAPNAGARAASPDAACARCHAPATFATRAHHGHAAGSPGASCVACHMPTRTYMQVDVRRDHAMRVPRPDVAHAIGAPDACSACHGGQSAAWAAEVLAERGAKAGPHFALAIARARAAALDRTEHAALVEVARDEALAPIARATALSLVEPFRDNASLRAVEAALASDDALVRIGALRALEHVPPDARVGLARRLLRDGVRAVRIEAARVLAEAPPRAFPPGERATLVAPLAELRAAYAANADRAEAQLGLAALESALGDGDAALAHARRARELAPRLAAAVVNLADLLRARGRDTEALALLERAVGEQPDDASLQYALGLALVRADGDGRPDGALAALARASALAPESGRFAFAHALALDAAGRRDEAVAALTALAAREPGNADALAALATFERDRGRLAEALAFAQRLADARPDDARGRALVEELGAATRAN from the coding sequence GTGGCAACCGCCGGGGCGGGTTGCAAGCGGCGCACGGCGGATCGCGCGCGGCGCGCAGCGCGCGCACTCGCGCGCTGCATCGCGGCCGCCGCGCTGCTCGCGGGCTCGGGCTGCAACCCGACGGCGGACACCTCGACGACGTCGACGCCCGCGGAGGCGGTCGGCGGCGCCGCTCCCGCGGCACCCGCCCGCGAGGAGGCGCGCTGGCTCGGCTCGGAGCGCTGCGGCGCGTGTCACGAGCGCGAGGCGCGCGCGTGGCGCGGCTCGCACCACGAGCGCGCGATGCAGCCCGCGAACGCCGCCAGCGTCGTCGGCGCCTTCGACGGGCGCGCGCGCACGCTCGACGGCGAGCGCTGGGTGCCCGAGCAGCCCGAGCCCGGGCGCTTCCGCTTCCTCGTCGGGGAGGGCGAAGACGCGCGCGAGGCGCTCGACGTCGCGTTCGCGTTCGGCGTCTTCCCGCTGCAGCAGTACCTCGTCGCCGCGCAGGGCGGGCGCCTGCAGGCGCTGCCGGTCGCGTGGGACGCGCGCCCGGCGCGCGCGGGCGGCGCGCGCTGGATCCACCTCTACGAGGGCGAAGGCGTGCGGCCGGGCGACGAGCTCCACTGGCGCGCGCGCGCGCAGACGTGGAACGCGCAGTGCGCGCCGTGCCACGCGACGAACCTCGCGCGCGGGTACGACGCCGAGACCGACACCTACGCGACGACCTGGTCCGAGACGGGGGTCGGCTGCGAGGCGTGCCACGGCCCGGGCGCGGCGCACGTCGCGTGGGCCGGGTCGGGAGCCGGCGCGGGCGCGGCCCCCGACCCCTACGCGGCGCGCCCGCTCCGCGGCCGCGGCCCGTGGACGCTGCGCGCGGGCCGCGCGATCGCCGAGCGCGCGCCGGGCGCGCCGGCCTCGAACGAGCTCGACGCGTGCGCACCCTGCCACTCGCGGCGCATGCAGCTCGCGCCGCACCCCGACGCACGCGCGCCCTACCTCGACGGCTGGCTCCCCGCGCTGCTCGACGACGGCCTCTACTTCGCCGACGGGCAGATGCGCGACGAGGTGTACGTCTACGGCTCGTTCGTGCAGAGCCGCATGCACGCGGCGGGCGTGAGCTGCTCGGACTGCCACGATCCGCACTCGCTCGCGATCGCCGCGCCGGGCGCGAAGCCCGCGGCGCGCGACGCCGGGGCCGCGCCGAACGCGGGCGCGCGCGCCGCATCGCCCGACGCCGCCTGCGCGCGCTGCCACGCGCCCGCGACGTTCGCGACGCGCGCGCACCACGGCCACGCCGCGGGCTCGCCCGGTGCGAGCTGCGTCGCCTGTCACATGCCGACGCGCACCTACATGCAGGTCGACGTCCGGCGCGACCACGCGATGCGCGTGCCGCGGCCCGACGTCGCGCACGCGATCGGCGCGCCCGACGCCTGCTCGGCCTGCCACGGCGGGCAGTCGGCCGCATGGGCGGCCGAGGTGCTCGCGGAGCGCGGCGCGAAAGCGGGCCCGCACTTCGCGCTCGCGATCGCGCGCGCGCGCGCCGCCGCGCTCGACCGCACCGAGCACGCGGCGCTCGTCGAGGTCGCGCGCGACGAGGCGCTCGCGCCGATCGCGCGCGCGACCGCGCTCTCCCTCGTCGAGCCCTTCCGCGACAACGCGAGCCTGCGCGCGGTCGAGGCCGCGCTCGCGAGCGACGACGCGCTCGTCCGCATCGGCGCCCTGCGCGCGCTCGAGCACGTGCCGCCGGACGCGCGCGTCGGCCTCGCGCGGCGGCTGCTGCGCGACGGCGTGCGCGCCGTGCGCATCGAGGCCGCGCGTGTGCTCGCCGAGGCGCCGCCGCGCGCGTTCCCGCCCGGCGAGCGCGCGACGCTCGTCGCTCCGCTCGCCGAGCTGCGCGCCGCCTACGCCGCGAACGCCGACCGCGCCGAGGCGCAGCTCGGCCTCGCCGCGCTCGAGAGCGCGCTCGGCGACGGCGACGCCGCGCTCGCCCACGCGCGGCGCGCGCGCGAGCTGGCTCCGCGGCTCGCGGCCGCGGTGGTGAACCTGGCCGACCTGCTGCGCGCGCGCGGCCGCGACACCGAGGCACTCGCGCTGCTCGAGCGGGCCGTGGGAGAGCAGCCCGACGACGCGTCGCTCCAGTACGCGCTCGGGCTCGCGCTCGTGCGCGCGGACGGCGACGGTCGCCCCGACGGCGCGCTCGCCGCACTCGCGCGCGCGAGCGCGCTCGCGCCCGAGAGCGGGCGCTTCGCGTTCGCGCACGCGCTCGCGCTCGACGCCGCCGGGAGGCGCGACGAGGCCGTCGCCGCGCTCACCGCGCTCGCCGCGCGCGAGCCCGGCAACGCCGACGCGCTCGCCGCGCTCGCGACCTTCGAGCGCGACCGCGGCCGTCTCGCCGAAGCCCTCGCCTTCGCGCAGCGCCTCGCGGACGCGCGGCCGGACGACGCGCGCGGGCGCGCGCTCGTGGAGGAGCTCGGGGCCGCGACGCGCGCGAACTAG
- a CDS encoding homoserine O-acetyltransferase has translation MTPPPTNERGHRGPEPEYEKVVSGYETFHSPHAFACEYGGALPELAIAYETWGALDASRSNAILLHTGLSASSHARSHARNPHRGWWEEFIGPGRALDTDRFFVVCTNLLGGCYGSTGPSSTDPRTGRPYAAAFPVISVNDMLRAQLLLLDALGIDRLHASVGGSLGGMQSVGLAALAPERVGRVVSISAAACSHPHAIAMRYAQRRAIMCDPDWRGGDYYGTSFPHRGQSVARAIGTVTYRSGPEWEERFGRARRTDGPPTLGEDFEIEAYLAHQAEKFCLQYDANSYLYISKAMDLFDLATPAEPGAKAPIASVACPALVVGVTTDMLFPVWQQRELRDLLAKAARAERVEYDEIDAPYGHDTFLIEHRRLGARMHRFLAR, from the coding sequence ATGACTCCCCCGCCGACGAACGAGCGAGGCCACCGCGGCCCCGAGCCCGAGTACGAGAAGGTCGTCTCGGGCTACGAGACCTTCCACTCGCCGCACGCCTTCGCGTGCGAGTACGGCGGCGCCCTGCCCGAGCTCGCGATCGCCTACGAGACGTGGGGCGCGCTCGACGCGAGCCGGAGCAACGCGATCCTGCTGCACACGGGGCTCTCGGCGTCGTCGCACGCGCGCAGCCACGCGCGCAACCCGCACCGCGGCTGGTGGGAGGAGTTCATCGGGCCGGGCCGCGCGCTCGACACCGACCGGTTCTTCGTCGTCTGCACGAACCTGCTCGGCGGCTGCTACGGCAGCACGGGGCCGTCCTCGACCGATCCGCGCACGGGCCGCCCGTACGCGGCGGCGTTCCCCGTCATCTCGGTGAACGACATGCTGCGCGCGCAGCTCCTGCTGCTCGACGCGCTCGGCATCGACCGCCTCCACGCGTCGGTCGGCGGCTCGCTCGGCGGCATGCAGTCCGTCGGGCTCGCCGCGCTCGCGCCCGAGCGCGTGGGCCGCGTCGTCAGCATCTCGGCCGCGGCCTGCTCGCACCCGCACGCGATCGCCATGCGCTATGCGCAGCGTCGCGCGATCATGTGCGACCCCGACTGGCGCGGCGGCGACTACTACGGAACGAGCTTCCCGCACCGCGGCCAGAGCGTCGCGCGCGCGATCGGCACCGTGACGTACCGCTCGGGCCCCGAGTGGGAGGAGCGCTTCGGCCGCGCGCGCCGCACGGACGGCCCGCCGACCCTCGGCGAGGACTTCGAGATCGAGGCCTACCTCGCGCACCAGGCCGAGAAGTTCTGCCTGCAGTACGACGCGAACTCCTATCTCTACATCTCGAAGGCGATGGACCTGTTCGACCTCGCGACCCCGGCCGAGCCGGGCGCGAAGGCTCCGATCGCCTCGGTCGCGTGCCCGGCGCTCGTCGTCGGCGTCACGACCGACATGCTCTTCCCCGTCTGGCAGCAGCGCGAGCTGCGCGACCTGCTCGCCAAGGCCGCGCGCGCCGAGCGCGTCGAGTACGACGAGATCGACGCGCCCTACGGACACGACACGTTCCTGATCGAGCACCGGCGCCTCGGAGCGAGGATGCACCGGTTCCTGGCTCGCTAG
- a CDS encoding potassium channel family protein yields the protein MSDLEIEIREHPFGRFGFLLVALLFFLVSSALLADSALAPVRFRVFFTVILIAGIYAVSNDRRALLAAIALAAPPVVFAWLGLFADVPSAWLVSHLTGAAFVAFASGFVLLAVLREEEVSTDTLLGGVCVYILIGLAFAFTYGALLEWDPTALSFPPHAGEWTSEVRVAETLYFSFVTLTTLGYGDIVPVSETARMLAAGEAVSGQVYLTVLVARLVGLHISMGHRRAP from the coding sequence ATGAGCGACCTCGAGATCGAGATCCGCGAGCACCCGTTCGGGCGCTTCGGCTTCCTGCTCGTCGCGCTGCTCTTCTTCCTCGTGTCGAGCGCGCTGCTCGCGGATTCGGCGCTCGCGCCCGTCCGCTTCCGCGTCTTCTTCACCGTGATCCTGATCGCGGGCATCTACGCGGTGAGCAACGACCGCCGCGCCCTGCTCGCCGCGATCGCGCTCGCGGCGCCGCCGGTCGTGTTCGCGTGGCTCGGCCTGTTCGCCGACGTGCCGAGCGCGTGGCTCGTCTCGCACCTGACCGGCGCCGCCTTCGTCGCCTTCGCCTCGGGCTTCGTGCTGCTCGCCGTGCTGCGCGAGGAGGAGGTATCGACGGACACGCTGCTCGGCGGCGTGTGCGTGTACATCCTGATCGGCCTCGCCTTCGCGTTCACCTACGGCGCGCTCCTCGAGTGGGACCCGACGGCGCTGAGCTTCCCGCCGCACGCCGGCGAGTGGACGAGCGAAGTGCGCGTCGCCGAGACGCTCTACTTCAGCTTCGTGACGCTGACGACGCTCGGCTACGGCGACATCGTGCCCGTCTCGGAGACGGCGCGCATGCTCGCAGCCGGCGAGGCGGTGTCCGGGCAGGTCTACCTGACCGTCCTCGTCGCGCGGCTCGTCGGGCTGCACATCTCGATGGGGCACCGCCGGGCGCCGTAG
- a CDS encoding cytochrome P450 — translation MAAAASGSIDELDIISPAGYAADGYPHEAWRRLRRESPVHFFADAEQPYWAVTKHADITTVGRQPDLFLNGPQLIVRANYDENRGPRPKTLIEQDNPLHRKSRKLISDRFTPRALKKIHAPVQRIAQQIVDDLLAEGDEGTVDFVEKVSAPLPIAVIAWLLGVPESDWRLIFDWTNRMIGVDDPEYNPPSGDKNAEGQRATVELFTYFAKLVEERKRDPKDDLITLFAHAEIDGKPLDPIDVLAWCQIIVVAGNETTRNATSGGILSFAQNMGELRKLQANPALLDSAIEEVVRWNSPIIHFARTVAADTELHGRKLAKGDLLALFYPSANRDEDVFEDPDVFRIDRRPNRHIGFGVGEHFCAGAHLARLELEVAYRHLLPRIEELEIAGPVDRLQSNLVGGIKRLPIHYKLKPA, via the coding sequence GTGGCGGCAGCGGCGAGCGGTTCGATCGACGAGCTCGACATCATCTCTCCCGCAGGCTACGCGGCGGACGGCTATCCGCACGAGGCGTGGCGGCGTCTGCGGCGCGAGTCGCCCGTGCACTTCTTCGCCGACGCCGAGCAGCCCTACTGGGCGGTCACGAAGCACGCGGACATCACGACGGTCGGCCGCCAGCCCGACCTCTTCCTCAACGGTCCGCAGCTCATCGTCCGCGCGAACTACGACGAGAACCGCGGGCCGCGCCCGAAGACGCTGATCGAGCAGGACAACCCGCTCCATCGCAAGTCGCGCAAGCTCATCAGCGACCGCTTCACGCCGCGCGCCCTGAAGAAGATCCACGCTCCCGTCCAGCGCATCGCGCAGCAGATCGTCGACGATCTGCTGGCCGAAGGCGACGAGGGAACGGTCGATTTCGTGGAAAAGGTGTCGGCCCCGCTCCCGATCGCGGTCATCGCGTGGCTGCTCGGGGTGCCGGAGAGCGACTGGCGGCTCATCTTCGACTGGACGAACCGCATGATCGGGGTGGACGACCCCGAGTACAACCCGCCCTCCGGCGACAAGAATGCGGAGGGCCAGCGCGCGACGGTCGAGCTGTTCACCTACTTCGCGAAGCTCGTCGAGGAGCGCAAGCGCGACCCGAAGGACGACCTCATCACGCTCTTCGCGCACGCCGAGATCGACGGGAAGCCGCTCGACCCGATCGACGTGCTGGCCTGGTGCCAGATCATCGTCGTCGCGGGCAACGAGACGACGCGCAACGCGACGAGCGGCGGCATCCTCTCCTTCGCGCAGAACATGGGCGAGCTGCGCAAGCTGCAGGCGAACCCGGCACTGCTCGACTCGGCCATCGAGGAGGTCGTGCGCTGGAACAGCCCGATCATCCACTTCGCGCGCACGGTCGCGGCCGACACGGAGCTGCACGGCCGCAAGCTCGCGAAGGGAGACCTGCTCGCGCTGTTCTACCCCTCGGCGAACCGCGACGAGGACGTGTTCGAGGACCCGGACGTGTTCCGCATCGACCGCCGGCCGAACCGCCACATCGGGTTCGGCGTCGGCGAGCACTTCTGCGCGGGCGCGCACCTCGCTCGCCTCGAGCTCGAGGTCGCGTACCGCCACCTGCTGCCGCGCATCGAGGAGCTCGAGATCGCGGGGCCGGTCGACCGGCTGCAGTCGAACCTCGTCGGCGGCATCAAGCGCCTCCCCATCCACTACAAGCTGAAGCCGGCCTAG
- a CDS encoding CoA transferase: MHLPMKGVRVLEVAQWTYVPAAGAVLADWGADVVKIEHPVRGDAQRGIVQTGTVAMSTTDVNPFMEHPNRGKRSIGLDMATPDGLAVLYEIAKTADVFVTNFLPPARRKLGIDLEHIRAQNPDVIYVRGSAYGVRGAEADKGGYDMTGFWCRSGSASGVTPPMLPGILGQPAPGYGDSIGGMTIAGGIAAALFARERTGEPSVVDVSLLSTGMWTMGLAIDLSLQTHEPWHSNKQGSAGAASNPLVGVYATKDGRFVSLVMLQPFRYWPDFCAHVGHPEWVGDPRFDTVEKLMGNAAEARALVEAVLRTRTLAEWSETFATLEGQWAPVQNTVEIGDDPQVRANGYLVDVDKGDGSTFPIVASPVQFDETPPAIRRAPEHAQDTEAFLLELGLPWERIEALKRSGAIA, encoded by the coding sequence ATGCACCTACCGATGAAGGGCGTGCGCGTCCTCGAGGTCGCGCAGTGGACGTACGTGCCGGCCGCCGGCGCCGTGCTCGCCGACTGGGGCGCCGACGTCGTGAAGATCGAGCACCCCGTTCGCGGCGACGCGCAGCGCGGCATCGTGCAGACCGGCACGGTCGCGATGAGCACCACGGACGTGAACCCGTTCATGGAGCACCCGAACCGCGGCAAGCGCAGCATCGGTCTCGACATGGCGACGCCCGACGGCCTCGCCGTGCTCTACGAGATCGCGAAGACGGCCGACGTCTTCGTCACCAACTTCCTGCCGCCCGCGCGCCGCAAGCTCGGCATCGACCTCGAGCACATCCGCGCGCAGAACCCCGACGTCATCTACGTGCGCGGCTCGGCCTACGGCGTGCGCGGCGCCGAAGCCGACAAGGGCGGCTACGACATGACGGGCTTCTGGTGCCGCTCGGGAAGCGCATCGGGCGTCACGCCGCCGATGCTGCCCGGCATCCTCGGCCAGCCCGCGCCCGGCTACGGCGACTCGATCGGCGGCATGACCATCGCGGGCGGCATCGCGGCCGCGCTGTTCGCACGCGAGCGCACCGGCGAGCCCTCGGTCGTCGACGTGTCGCTCCTCTCGACCGGCATGTGGACGATGGGCCTCGCGATCGACCTCTCGCTCCAGACGCACGAGCCCTGGCACTCGAACAAGCAGGGCTCGGCCGGCGCCGCGAGCAACCCGCTCGTCGGCGTCTACGCGACGAAGGACGGCCGCTTCGTCTCGCTCGTGATGCTCCAGCCCTTCCGCTACTGGCCCGATTTCTGCGCGCACGTCGGGCACCCCGAATGGGTCGGCGACCCGCGCTTCGACACGGTCGAGAAGCTCATGGGCAACGCCGCCGAGGCGCGCGCGCTCGTCGAGGCCGTCCTTCGCACGCGCACGCTCGCCGAGTGGTCCGAGACGTTCGCGACGCTCGAGGGGCAGTGGGCGCCCGTCCAGAACACGGTCGAGATCGGCGACGACCCGCAGGTGCGCGCGAACGGCTACCTCGTCGACGTCGACAAGGGCGACGGCTCGACGTTCCCGATCGTCGCGAGCCCCGTGCAGTTCGACGAGACGCCGCCCGCCATCCGCCGCGCGCCCGAGCACGCGCAGGACACCGAGGCGTTCCTGCTCGAGCTCGGCCTGCCCTGGGAGCGCATCGAGGCGCTGAAGCGGAGCGGCGCGATCGCGTGA